The following coding sequences are from one Diabrotica virgifera virgifera chromosome 2, PGI_DIABVI_V3a window:
- the LOC126880620 gene encoding uncharacterized protein LOC126880620, with protein MLLEPIANTITSVEGDTPTISKCLHLFKKMVNTSLENVTKSPLLSKEEADTRAIFENRKKFAIYSVHFVANLLDPKYRGCELSSDEMTDATEVIYKVSQKMPDVDEAAVLADVVNFIAKEGLFKKAFLWNEDTIAAILASQSILH; from the exons ATGCTTCTGGAACCAATTGCTAACACAATTACCTCTGTAGAAGGTGACACACCAACGATTTCAAAATGTctgcatttatttaaaaaaatggttaacACCTCATTAGAAAATGTCACTAAAAGTCCATTGTTATCCAAAGAGGAAGCAGATACAAGGGCAATTTTTGAAAATCGGAAGAAGTTTGCTATTTATAGTGTTCATTTTGTAGCTAACCTTTTGGATCCAAAATATCGTGGCTGCGAACTTAGCTCAGATGAGATG aCTGATGCGACAGAAGTCATATACAAGGTATCACAGAAGATGCCAGATGTCGATGAAGCAGCCGTCTTAGCTGACGTTGTCAATTTTATTGCAAAAGAAGGACTATTCAAAAAGGCTTTTCTATGGAATGAGGACACAATTGCAGCTATCCTAGCTTCACAGTCAATCCTGCATTAG
- the LOC126880619 gene encoding dihydrofolate reductase, protein MVIKLNLIAAASENMGIGKNNNLPWRLQKEMEYFTRMTSTTNDPNKKNVVIMGRKTWDSIPKKYKPLHNRINVVLSRSELDLSRYTDVFSFTSLSSCLKRLEDDDFKTKYEAVWVIGGSSIYQETMKSENFYRLYLTRILKDFECDTFFPELPKDLEKVTDPAVPEEKQSENNIDYTFNVYQNTVFQK, encoded by the exons ATGGTTATTAAGTTAAATTTAATAGCTGCTGCCTCTGAAAACATGGGCATTGGAAAAAACAACAATTTGCCTTGGAGATTACA GAAGGAAATGGAGTACTTCACAAGGATGACTAGCACTACCAATGATCCAAATAAAAAGAATGTTGTAATCATGGGCAGAAAAACTTGGGACTCTATTCCAAAAAAATACAAACCACTTCATAATCGTATAAATGTGGTTCTTTCACGATCTGAATTAGATTTGAGTCGATACACTGATGTATTTTCATTTACCAGTTTAAGTTCCTGTTTAAAACGTTTAGAAGATGATGATTTTAAGACTAAGTATGAAGCTGTGTGGGTTATTGGTGGAAGTTCTATCTATCAG gAAACAATGAAGTCAGAAAACTTTTATCGATTATATTTAACTCGGATATTAAAAGATTTCGAGTGTGATACATTTTTCCCAGAGTTACCGAAGGATTTAGAAAAAGTAAC GGATCCAGCTGTACCTGAAGAAAAGCAAAGTGAAAATAATATTGATTACACCTTTAATGTTTATCAGAACACAGTATTTCAGAAATAA